One genomic region from Vibrio cyclitrophicus encodes:
- the dapD gene encoding 2,3,4,5-tetrahydropyridine-2,6-dicarboxylate N-succinyltransferase, which yields MAYFSLAFGTATTNRDNKIIEAFFPNPLLNPSDALVAAVAEVSGYSEGNQAIEISAAQSAELAKAFAANDEAANASFAEKAAASEQPLVLVILATDEKPASVAEGFLKLQLISNRLVQPHGTVLDGIFGLLHNIAWTNEGPIDLPELAERQIEARLAGRALTVDCVDKFPKMVDYVVPTGIRIADTSRVRLGAHVGEGTTVMHEGFINFNAGTTGVSMVEGRISAGVVVGNGSDIGGGASIMGTLSGGGTMVISIGENCLLGANAGLGFPMGDRCTVESGLYVTAGTKVRMLDKEGNEVEIIKARDLAGVSDLLFRRNSITGQIECLANKSAVELNSELHSNN from the coding sequence ATGGCTTACTTTTCACTAGCCTTCGGTACGGCAACCACAAATCGCGACAATAAAATTATTGAAGCGTTCTTCCCTAATCCACTTCTAAATCCAAGCGACGCTCTTGTGGCCGCAGTGGCTGAAGTATCAGGTTACTCTGAAGGCAACCAAGCTATCGAAATCTCTGCTGCACAAAGCGCAGAACTAGCGAAAGCATTCGCAGCAAACGACGAGGCAGCAAACGCATCTTTCGCAGAAAAAGCTGCAGCGTCTGAACAGCCACTTGTTCTTGTTATTCTTGCTACTGACGAGAAGCCTGCATCTGTTGCTGAAGGCTTCCTAAAGCTACAACTTATCTCTAACCGCTTAGTACAACCGCACGGTACGGTACTAGACGGTATCTTCGGTTTACTGCACAACATCGCATGGACAAACGAAGGCCCTATCGACCTTCCTGAACTAGCGGAGCGTCAAATTGAAGCTCGTCTAGCTGGTCGTGCTCTGACTGTAGATTGCGTAGACAAATTTCCTAAAATGGTGGATTACGTGGTACCAACAGGTATTCGTATCGCTGATACTTCTCGTGTTCGTCTTGGCGCACACGTAGGTGAAGGCACAACAGTAATGCACGAAGGTTTCATCAACTTCAATGCAGGTACAACTGGTGTGAGCATGGTTGAAGGTCGTATCTCTGCTGGTGTTGTTGTGGGTAACGGTTCTGATATCGGCGGCGGCGCTTCTATCATGGGTACTCTGTCAGGTGGCGGTACTATGGTTATCTCTATCGGCGAAAACTGTCTACTAGGTGCAAATGCAGGTCTTGGCTTCCCAATGGGCGACCGTTGTACGGTTGAATCGGGTCTTTACGTGACTGCGGGAACTAAAGTTCGCATGCTAGATAAAGAAGGCAACGAAGTAGAAATCATTAAAGCTCGTGACCTTGCTGGCGTTTCTGATCTGCTGTTCCGTCGCAACTCGATCACAGGTCAAATTGAGTGCCTAGCGAACAAGTCTGCTGTTGAACTAAACAGCGAGCTACACAGCAACAACTAA
- a CDS encoding DUF3332 domain-containing protein, translating into MKTTITKAVAVAAIVMSLAGCVGSNAVTGKLMKFNVEVVDNRYARAGVNFLLAPVYALTFAADYIVFNSIEFWVGKNPLTGAPHIFDSKVDTMIDVNDSLDDSLKEAPLGFNNRHIEQGEMQQIDENTIRMDITYNDGQKAVLLGVRDGDKVSYYMDGTLVSETSIQALEQLAAEKA; encoded by the coding sequence ATGAAAACAACAATTACAAAAGCCGTTGCAGTAGCAGCGATTGTCATGTCGTTAGCTGGGTGTGTTGGTAGTAATGCGGTTACTGGGAAACTAATGAAGTTTAACGTTGAGGTTGTAGATAACCGTTACGCTCGTGCCGGGGTCAACTTTTTGCTTGCTCCAGTTTACGCTTTAACATTCGCAGCCGATTATATCGTATTCAACTCGATCGAATTCTGGGTAGGAAAAAACCCACTCACTGGAGCGCCTCACATCTTTGATAGCAAAGTCGACACCATGATTGATGTGAACGACAGCCTAGATGATTCGCTGAAAGAAGCCCCACTTGGTTTCAACAATCGTCATATCGAGCAAGGTGAAATGCAACAAATTGATGAAAATACCATACGTATGGACATCACTTACAATGATGGACAAAAAGCAGTCTTGTTGGGGGTTCGTGATGGTGACAAAGTCAGTTACTACATGGATGGTACATTGGTTTCAGAAACTTCTATTCAGGCTCTTGAGCAGCTGGCAGCCGAAAAAGCATAA
- the purL gene encoding phosphoribosylformylglycinamidine synthase: protein MRILRGSPALSEFRVNKLLELCRELSLPVTGIYAEFAHFADLTADLDESEVEKLEKLLTYGPTIEEHEPEGLLLLATPRPGTISPWSSKSTDIAHNCGLAKVSRLERGTAFYIETSSELSELQLVELKAILHDRMMEVVFTDFESAAALFTVAEPAPYAEVDLLTGGRKALEEANVTLGLALAEDEIDYLLESFTEKLGRNPTDIELMMFAQANSEHCRHKIFNADWTIDGVKQEKSLFKMIKNTFETTPEHVLSAYKDNAAVMTGSEVGRFFPDPETRQYNYHQEKTHILMKVETHNHPTAISPWPGASTGSGGEIRDEGATGIGGKPKAGLVAFSVSNLKIPNFVQPWETDFGKPSRIVTALDIMLEGPLGGAAFNNEFGRPNLLGYFRTYEEKVNSHAGEEVRGYHKPIMLAGGLGNIRDDHVQKKEIPVGASLIVLGGPAMNIGLGGGAASSMDSGSSSEDLDFASVQRENPEMERRCQEVIDRCWQLGDANPIAFIHDVGAGGISNALPELVDDGERGGIFNLRDVPNDEPGMSPLEIWCNESQERYVMAVADKDMATFDAICKRERAPYAVVGKATEERDLKLEDSHFDNTPIDMPMDILLGKTPKMHRDAKTLKANNPAIDRSGIELNEAVDRILRLPTVAEKTFLITIGDRSVTGLVARDQMVGPWQVPVANCAVTAASYDSYHGEAMSLGERTPVALLDFGASARLAVGEAITNIAATNIGDIKHIKLSANWMSPAGHPGEDAGLYEAVKAVGEELCPALGLTIPVGKDSMSMKTKWEENGEQKEVTSPLSLVITAFARVEDVRKTITPQLRTPDNLEGLGNTSLVLIDLGNGKNRMGATALAQVYKQLGDKPADVDNAAQLKGFYEGVQALVANDQVVAYHDKGDGGLFVTLAEMAFAGHCGVNADIAALGEDALAALFNEELGAVIQVRNDDLDTVLSTLATNGLEACSHVIGSVEASDELVIKSGESVVIERNRTELRTIWAETTHKMQGLRDNPICADQEHEAKKDNSDPGLNVKLSFDVNEDIAAPFINTGAKPKMAILREQGVNSHVEMAAAFDRAGFEATDIHMSDILTGQAVLEEYNGLVACGGFSYGDVLGAGEGWAKSVLFNDSTRDQFENFFKREDTFSLGVCNGCQMLSNLRELIPGAEYWPRFVRNESERFEARFSLVEVQKSDSVFFNGMEGSRMPIAVSHGEGRVEVRDNDHLNAIENSGTVALRYVDNNGNQTQQYPNNPNGSPNAITGLTTTDGRVTIMMPHPERVFRTVANSWSPEGWGENGAWMRMFQNARKNVG from the coding sequence ATGAGAATTTTGCGTGGCTCCCCAGCTCTATCTGAGTTTCGTGTTAACAAGCTTTTAGAGCTTTGTCGTGAATTAAGCTTACCTGTAACAGGTATTTACGCTGAGTTTGCCCACTTTGCTGATCTAACGGCAGACCTAGACGAGTCTGAAGTTGAGAAGCTAGAAAAGCTACTGACTTACGGTCCAACGATTGAAGAGCATGAGCCTGAAGGTTTATTGCTGCTTGCAACGCCACGCCCAGGCACTATCTCGCCTTGGTCTTCAAAATCAACAGATATCGCACATAACTGCGGACTGGCTAAAGTGTCACGTCTAGAGCGCGGTACTGCTTTCTACATTGAAACCTCTTCTGAACTTTCTGAGCTTCAACTTGTTGAGCTGAAAGCAATCCTGCACGACCGTATGATGGAAGTGGTTTTCACTGACTTCGAATCAGCGGCTGCACTATTTACAGTTGCTGAGCCTGCTCCATATGCGGAAGTTGACCTATTAACTGGTGGGCGTAAAGCGCTTGAAGAAGCAAACGTTACCCTAGGTCTAGCACTTGCAGAAGATGAGATTGATTACCTTCTTGAAAGCTTTACTGAAAAGCTAGGTCGTAACCCGACTGACATCGAGCTAATGATGTTTGCACAAGCGAACTCAGAGCACTGTCGTCACAAGATCTTTAACGCTGATTGGACTATCGATGGCGTTAAGCAAGAAAAATCATTGTTCAAGATGATTAAGAACACCTTTGAAACGACACCAGAACACGTTCTGTCTGCTTATAAAGATAACGCAGCGGTAATGACCGGTTCTGAAGTAGGTCGTTTCTTCCCAGATCCAGAAACTCGCCAATACAACTACCACCAAGAAAAAACACACATCTTGATGAAAGTTGAAACGCATAACCACCCAACGGCAATCTCTCCATGGCCGGGCGCATCAACAGGTTCAGGCGGCGAAATCCGTGATGAAGGCGCAACCGGTATTGGTGGTAAGCCAAAAGCTGGCCTTGTTGCTTTCTCTGTATCTAACCTTAAGATCCCGAACTTCGTTCAACCTTGGGAAACTGACTTTGGTAAGCCGAGCCGTATCGTTACTGCTTTGGATATCATGCTTGAAGGTCCTCTTGGTGGCGCAGCATTCAACAACGAATTTGGTCGTCCAAACCTATTAGGTTACTTCCGTACATACGAAGAGAAAGTAAATTCTCACGCAGGCGAAGAAGTGCGTGGGTACCATAAACCAATCATGCTTGCTGGTGGTCTAGGCAACATTCGTGATGATCATGTTCAGAAGAAAGAGATCCCAGTAGGTGCAAGCCTAATCGTTCTTGGTGGGCCAGCAATGAACATCGGCCTTGGTGGCGGTGCTGCATCTTCAATGGATTCGGGTTCATCTTCTGAAGACCTAGATTTCGCTTCTGTACAACGTGAAAACCCAGAGATGGAACGTCGTTGTCAGGAAGTTATCGACCGTTGTTGGCAGCTTGGTGATGCGAACCCAATCGCATTCATCCACGATGTGGGCGCGGGCGGTATCTCGAATGCTCTTCCTGAGCTAGTCGACGACGGCGAGCGTGGCGGTATCTTTAATCTACGTGACGTACCAAACGATGAGCCGGGCATGAGCCCACTTGAGATCTGGTGTAACGAATCTCAAGAGCGTTACGTTATGGCGGTTGCTGATAAAGACATGGCAACGTTCGACGCGATTTGTAAACGTGAACGCGCACCATATGCAGTGGTTGGTAAGGCAACAGAAGAGCGTGATCTGAAACTAGAAGATTCACACTTCGACAACACGCCAATCGACATGCCTATGGACATCCTATTAGGTAAAACACCTAAGATGCACCGTGACGCGAAGACGCTAAAAGCAAACAATCCTGCGATTGACCGTTCTGGTATCGAACTAAACGAAGCGGTTGACCGTATTCTTCGCCTACCAACAGTGGCAGAGAAAACATTCCTAATCACTATCGGTGACCGCTCGGTAACGGGTCTTGTAGCTCGTGACCAAATGGTTGGCCCATGGCAGGTTCCAGTTGCTAACTGTGCGGTAACGGCAGCAAGTTACGACTCTTACCACGGTGAGGCGATGTCTCTTGGTGAGCGTACGCCAGTTGCACTACTTGATTTCGGCGCGTCAGCTCGTCTAGCGGTTGGTGAAGCAATCACTAACATTGCAGCGACCAACATCGGCGATATCAAACACATTAAACTGTCGGCTAACTGGATGTCTCCAGCAGGTCACCCTGGTGAAGATGCAGGCCTTTATGAAGCGGTTAAAGCCGTGGGTGAAGAGCTATGTCCGGCACTGGGTCTAACTATCCCTGTGGGTAAAGACTCAATGTCGATGAAGACTAAGTGGGAAGAGAACGGCGAGCAGAAAGAAGTCACGTCTCCGCTATCTCTTGTTATCACTGCGTTTGCACGTGTTGAAGATGTTCGTAAAACGATTACTCCTCAATTACGTACCCCTGATAACCTTGAAGGACTAGGTAATACAAGTCTAGTTCTTATCGATTTAGGTAACGGCAAAAACCGCATGGGTGCAACAGCACTTGCTCAGGTTTACAAGCAGCTTGGTGATAAGCCAGCAGACGTAGACAACGCGGCACAGCTAAAAGGCTTCTACGAAGGCGTTCAAGCACTTGTAGCGAACGACCAAGTTGTCGCTTACCACGATAAAGGCGATGGCGGTCTATTCGTAACGCTAGCTGAAATGGCGTTCGCAGGTCACTGTGGTGTTAATGCTGATATTGCAGCGCTAGGCGAAGATGCTCTAGCAGCACTATTCAACGAAGAACTGGGTGCGGTAATCCAAGTTCGTAACGACGACCTAGACACAGTACTTTCAACTCTTGCAACAAATGGCCTAGAAGCGTGTTCACACGTAATCGGCTCTGTTGAAGCCTCTGATGAGCTAGTGATTAAGTCTGGCGAGTCTGTAGTGATTGAACGTAACCGCACTGAATTACGTACTATCTGGGCTGAAACCACGCACAAGATGCAAGGTCTACGTGATAACCCAATCTGTGCAGACCAAGAGCACGAAGCGAAGAAAGACAACTCTGACCCAGGTCTGAACGTTAAACTAAGCTTCGACGTAAATGAAGACATTGCAGCACCATTCATCAACACGGGTGCTAAGCCTAAGATGGCGATTCTGCGTGAGCAGGGTGTTAACTCTCACGTTGAAATGGCAGCAGCATTTGACCGTGCAGGCTTCGAAGCAACGGATATTCACATGAGCGACATCCTAACGGGTCAAGCGGTATTAGAAGAGTACAACGGCCTTGTGGCTTGTGGTGGCTTTTCTTACGGTGACGTACTAGGCGCAGGTGAAGGTTGGGCTAAGTCGGTTCTATTTAACGACTCGACTCGTGATCAATTTGAAAACTTCTTCAAACGTGAAGATACCTTCTCTCTAGGTGTGTGTAACGGTTGTCAGATGTTGTCTAACCTACGTGAACTTATTCCGGGTGCAGAGTACTGGCCACGTTTCGTTCGTAACGAATCAGAGCGTTTTGAAGCTCGTTTCAGCCTAGTTGAAGTTCAGAAGTCTGATTCTGTATTCTTCAACGGTATGGAAGGTTCTCGTATGCCTATCGCTGTTTCTCACGGTGAAGGCCGCGTAGAAGTGCGTGACAACGACCACCTAAACGCGATTGAAAACTCAGGTACGGTTGCTCTACGCTACGTTGATAACAACGGTAACCAAACGCAGCAATACCCGAACAACCCGAATGGTTCACCAAACGCTATCACAGGTCTAACAACGACGGATGGCCGTGTGACTATCATGATGCCTCACCCAGAGCGTGTATTCCGTACGGTTGCTAACTCTTGGTCTCCAGAAGGTTGGGGCGAGAATGGTGCTTGGATGCGTATGTTCCAAAACGCACGTAAGAATGTGGGTTAA